aattaaaatattaatttcaaAGTGGTTGTTGTGTGCTGCCTTCCTCACCAGGTGTTATTAGAGCTAATGAtgaatttcatactggatattaatgttattagagcttcatactggatattaatgttattagagcttcatactggatattaatgttataagagcttcatactggatattaatgttattagagcttcatactggatattaatgttataagagcttcatactggatattaatgttattagagcttcatactggatattaatgttattagagcttcttactggatattaatgttattagagcttcttactggatattaatgctattaaaacttcatactggatattaatgttattagaacttcatactggatattaattttattagagcttcatattttatattaatgttattagagcttcatattttatattaatgttattagagtttcatactggatattaatgttattagagcttcatattttatattaatgttattagagcttcatattagatattaatgttattagagcttcatattttatattaatgttattagagcttcatactagatattaatgttattagagcttcatattttatattaatgttattagagcttcacactggatattaatgttattagagcttcacactggatattaatgttattagagcttcatactggatattaatgttattagagcttcatactggatattaatgttattagagcttcatactggatgttaatgttattagaacttcatactggatattaatgttattagagcttcatactggatattaatgatattagagctttataccgGATATTAATGGTAAATCAGTGGCAGTTTATACTTCTGTCTAAAACTAAATTTGCTTTATAAAATTGTAAACCGATTCCTagcctgtgtgtatgtttggCAGCTGTTTGACAGTAACATGTGTTGCTCTTGTTCAGACGTGACGCTGCCCTCAAACCTGGCGTGCAGCTCCAGCTCGTGTGTGAATGAGCCGGTGTGGTttgacagagagagactgagggaccAAACTGAGGGTTTAATCAGGAGCCCAACGCCTATAGGACAGGTGTACCAGGAGATGGTTCAAATCTATGAGAAACTGCAGGTACTCCTATTTTACCCATAGATGTGGTTTGAGGCAAGGTGATTAGGCATGCAGGTAGCACTGTGCTGATTAGTGTACACAAGCTTCTATTAATTGTTCGCCGTATCCATCCAGTCAGAGAGGCTGAGCCAGCAGGCCTGGGAGGAGACACTGCTTGAGCGTGAGCGACAGATCCagcagaaagagaagcttcTGCTCCAGCACCAAAACACCATCCACAGACTGCagggggtggaggaggaggtgctCAGCCGCATCAGCAACCTGCAGCAGGTAAAcactcaccacacacactatCTGAGGACCTTAAACTGCAGTCAGGTGATGCACAaaggcttttttatttatttatttattttttaaatactgacGTTTTTTTCTCCTCATTCCAAAGCAATACCAGCAGGAGATGGAGACGCTGAGGGTCGCTCTGAAAGAAAAGACCAAAGAGAATAAAAGAATCAAATGCAGTTTCGATTCAATCAAGGAACTAAACGATACCATGAAAAAACAGGTGTGAATTCTTCTGTTTGATGCAGTTCAGATTAACACCTACCGGTGGGCTGGAGTATTACTGATAGTAACTGTTGGCttgatttatttctttttgtttgtttgtttgttttatatttttgtaacATTACAATTTTGCATTGTAATATATagacatttaatatttttttacaatgaCAAATACAATGTTTAGAAATCACCTCAATGTTGAAATGCATGCTGTTGTGAAATTACTGAGCTGAAGGATCTCTGTGTGCAGCTgaatgaagtgagtgagcagaACAGGCGGTTAGAGAGCCAGTCTCGGAAGGTGCAAGCTCGTCTGGACAATCTGCAGGTAAGAGTGGACCTGGTTACTGTGAGGTTTAAAGAAATGGTTTACACCATTACAAAATGAACACACCTGTAGCACTCGTTAGAGAAAGAAGGTAAGTCAAGAATACCACCATCAGTGATTTGAGATCTTAATCAagaaatcagcagcttcaggatcatgccggtgcttcactgactggaacagggagaacagcGTCTCCGTCATGTAGTATTATTCTACCTCTCCACCTGTAGGGGAGATATATACAAAAACGCATGCAAAAAATGCTAGTTCTTGCTTAATGCGGCTTTAAAGGAATtagtttagttaaaaaaaaagtttattgaaagggagtgtgtgtatgtttgtgtgttcatgtgtgatTGTCTTCATGGAGATCTAAGCAAACCtattcttgtgtgtgtgtattatgtttTGGATAGAGGAAACATGACTATGGTGTTGTGCAAAGAGGACGTGAGAATGTCGCTCTAAGGGCGTTTGAccccaaaccttccaaacaggACGGACCTCTGCCTTCCAACAAAGCTATCAAGGTAATTGGAttataaaaatgacattttattgCTTAATAGAGGGTATGCTCACTAAGAGGCAAAAAGACTCTGTGACTGAGTGGCAGAGTTCAGTGTGAATGCtgctaaaacacaaaacattaaAGTTAGGAAAGAGCTGCTGTGCGACTGACTGAACAAACGGATTCAGCAAGACTTCTGAGCTCTCCTTTTACAGACTGCCCAAAGcttaagaaaagaaaatcccTGAAatgtgtgggagctcactgtttGGTAACGTCATGTTCTGAGAACAGGTGGGGGACAgaaacaagcccactgtagttgcgTAGTTTAGTGACATgctaagttaaaaaataaataaataaataaataaaaaagaaaacagccgGAAACACTCCTCGGACCATTCACTCGACGCCTTGGCTCCTCGATGTCcttggttctttggtaatttggTTGAATTGCTGTCGAGTCCAGCtgctttaacttgagcagatattTGCTTGTTTCGTTCCCGGTTTACTCTAGATTTTTAGAACATTGAGGTGAGATCTGGCGAGATGGTCGTATTGGCTGGAGCTACAACACTGTAGAGAAGTCAGCTTCACTGCTCCATAGCCCAGAGCTGCAGGGCTTAATACCCCTTTATCTACTGGaaggcattgggcatggtggcTTTAGATCTGCAGCAGATTCCTCATTTAGTCAGTGCTGCAATTATTACTGAAACCCAACACGTCTTTAGGAAACCCCGCTTTGCTGCAATCAGGGTGTTTTGGCCTCTAATTTACTGTCATTAAATCGTTCAATCAGGATTGTTTTTCTTCCCCAGTCAACCACACACCACTAAATGACCATACACACCACTCCCTGCAGTGCTGCTAATGACTGGGGTTAAAGCTAAACATGCAGTTTCTCCTTTTCCATGCTAGGGCCCCCTGAGCTCCTCCACGCTGAAGCTGCAGGCCACTCTGTTGGACTGGGTAGTGGACGGCCAGCTGGTCGCGTCAGAAGACATGAAAAATGAGAGGCAGTTTGATCCGTATGGGGTTCCACCTCCATCTCTGCAGGAGCGGTGCTCTAAGGTCGGTCATAGTGCATCACGTTCCCCTACAGAGCACTTATGCAACAGGCTTTTACCACACGGTTGGTCGTACAACAGATGATGACaaatgcactacatggacaaaagtattgggacattatttattgttttttctgaaatcaaggatattaaaagtgttgttcctgcttttgttggagtatttGTTtggggaagaagactttctactagatattgataagagcattactgtgaggatttgattgcatccaacCAGAATGTTGGTGAGGTCATGCCTTGCATTATGCGTGGTGCCAATACGTATATACTGCTTCAGAGATTATTGGCTGTCATTTACTGcttccaaacttttggcctgtaatgtaaatgtgggaAGCCCCCCCCCACaaaacacaaactcacacacacacacttgcgtGTTTAAGCAAGCCCAAAATAAACgaaacctgttttttttttattttttatttttaaaagagttAATGCAACAATGGGCTTTTTGACCTGAGCGTGATTGCTTACACATGCTCCACTGCCCATCCAGTCATGCCCCAGTTGCCAGAAAAGGGTGAGAAAGCCTGATGTGCTGCGGGCCGACACTTTTGTTCTCTTGTTCCATGTGGTCCGTCTTATGTCCTGACAGGTTCTTCCTGTGCTagtggagcagctccagcaggctGAGCCGTATCTGCAGCTGCCACTGCTGCGCTTCACCTACTGCGCACTCACACAGCTGGAGCACAGCACACAGGTACTGCAGCCTCACAGCTATACAGCACACTCACTACACTACAGTTATAGACCACagatctgcacacacacatacagtacttgCGATAATCATCCTCTAGAGATGATGGTCAGAGAGAGGAAGCAtgaggtaagggtttctaataaaccGGCCAGTGAGAAGAATCACAGAGAAGGTGTGATTTCTATTGTTTGTCTCTTGTTCTTTCTCCAGCACCCTCCGTTAACCTCCACTCTGAGAAGGCTTGGGGAAGAGGTGTCCCGTGAGCCGGGAGCCTGCAGCAAGACCAGAGTCTGTCCGCTCTTCAGAGCATCCTGCCTTCACACTCGCTTTCTGTCCACCCTCATCATCCTTAAAACCATCAGCCAGGGTGAGGAGCTTTACTGCATTAGCCCTTAGAAGAACAGAGTAATTAGCTTGCTTGCTATGCtattcaaatgtaattacaGTAAACATAGTGCATAGTCCATAGTTAATAAAATACTGGATACAATATCCAGTCTTCTACTTCTAAATACTAATGCTAGTATTACTTGTATTAGTATACagtattagtaatattaatattgattgTTAAGAGTCTTACTTCTCTCCCAGTTTCTACTCTAATTTGAATGAACTACAActcattataaataatacaaataataatataagaaaTAATTAACTACATCATCCTTTGGGTTTTGGCAGATTCCATGTGTTAATCATTTAGCTCTACAGACCTTCTGCTTTAGACCTAGCCTAGCTTTTGTATATAAAAGGACAGTGATTATTAAGTGtgcagtggttctttaaaggatCTACTTCCAAAAATCCATTAAATGCTCTTTTCATCCGTCTTTGATTTCCAGTGAGATGAGAGAAGGTAAGGGGAGAGCGGTTTACACTagatatattaaattaaaagtgCATTCTTATTGTGATGAATGGGATTTATTATAATTTCTGCATGCAAATGCATTTTGAAATTCTACTGTTCGATTGAAAgagctgtagctgctgctgaTTCTCCTGTCCCTCCAGCAGATGGCGACATTGCGGTTTTGCTGAGAAGTCAGCAGCTTCTACAAAGCAGTTTCATTGCTTTTATAGCTGGAGGTGTTTCTATAGCTCCTGCTGGACCTCAGTGTAAACATCATTCAAACcaaaaagcaagaataaaagGCTGTGAACCCTGAGATGAACACAAAACCTGAACATCAGTTGGAAAGAGCAGAGAAGGCTGTTCCTTTTTGGTTTTCACTTTTAATTTATGTTCCTGGCATTTATCTGaatctcttatccagagctcttACTTATTAATCATGTAATAGAGGTAGGGGTGTGGGGAATTAAGGCCTAGTCCACTGCagtgggtggtggtggtcaACCAGCCTACACCAACATCATATTGGCGTCATAGGGcagaggtaggggtttctgatgaACGATAAAAAGTAATCGTCTCTAAATTAACGTCTTTAAGCAAGTGGAactaaaatctaatagaaataATTTCCCTGATTGAAGTCACAAATAAACTAAAGCAGAGACCAATTAAAGCTGTATTCAATCTTCTCAAGAATGGGAGAATATACAGCTTTAACAGCTGTTTAAGGATGATATGGATGGTGTTGGTGGTCTACCTGGTCTTGTATAGGTTAGGAGGTCCCATATTTTTGTCGCTGGGGAATTGAGGTCTAGTCCACCGTGTGGAAAGTGGTGTTGTGCATTTTCTCCCAGACACCTGTACGGCAATTGTGcgctctcagactctggctgctgatagcAAAACGGCATGCCGGCCCTCCAGGCCATAGTTGAGCGCTGAGCGATGGTGGtgctgttacccactacactacaccaactgGGAGAATTGAGGGTATAGGGTGCGGtagtgtttttaattttttacatttatgtatttatttaattacaattttaattaaaaattaaacaatACAGTGATTGACACCTTTAAACAGACAGAACTACAAATCTAATTAAAACAAGAAATTCACTTGAAAATTGAAATTCAggcttattttttttcttaattttgaGTTGTCCAGTGTCAGAACCCACATAATCAAGTGTGTTAGAGGtgaggtgagtgtgtgatggtttagcCATGCATACATTGTTATTAAGGCGAAGAAATGCAGATCAAAAGGTATTTCTAAGTTAagattaaagggttaaagatgAAAGTGGACTGCAGATAACAGAGGGAAGTGCTTTTTCCACTTGCAGTTGTTTCTCATAGTGATCATTATAGACAAAAGATGATCCAGGCGCCCTTAAAGAGCTCTCCGAATCAAAGTGGATCAGAAATCACGTCTGCCTGGCGAGAGTCTTTTATCAGGCCTGTCTCTCTTTAGGATGTTAGAACTGTTGGAAAAGAGGAGTTCGGCCCGAGCCCAAGACAGCTTTATGGCTCAGGTAGGACTGTGATGCCAGCACGTCCTCTGTTGGTGCAGGAAAGATTGGGGCTCCATCTGGGAAGGATCAGCCTTACAGCTCCTATAAAGCCCTTTTTCCCTGAGCTGCTAACACCCAGTGCCGCTCGCTGGGACTTTTTATCGCACCCATTACTCTTGAGCTGGTTTTATCTGCCTGGTTTGCGTCTGTCCTGCGGAGAATGGCAGGTACACAACCGCTCTAAACCGCCTCAGCTACAACCACCGGCACTAACACAGCCCCACAGCCCTGCGCTGGAAAATGGGCCTATTTACCTTCTACTaatctgtgtttatttacactTCGCTTGCTGGAGTCTGCTGGAGTCTGCTGGAGTCTGCCGCAGGCCTGCTGCCATACCAAACCAGAGTTTGTAAGGTGTGGTAACTTGCCCACATGTTcattagttcatttattcattcactcTGAAGCACACTTTAacttccgtgtgtgtgtgtgggggggtgttgtTAGAAAACACTGCAGAAAAGCCGGAGAGgaccctttatttatttaaatcattaaacAGTCATTAAGTGCAAGTTGTTCAGATTTCAGCATCAGAAAATCATGCAACTGAATTTAATATCAGATGTTTGATTGTTTAGAGCTCCACCTTTGCCTTCATTACTGCCTCCGTCCTTCTCAGGAAACtcactttctgtctttctctgcagGAGATTTCTCCACACCTTCAAAGCTCAGTCTTAGAAGCTGCTTCTCACCATACCAccaggtctggactctggggtggtcagtccatcgttctgagaacagcagcagcttctttgCTTGATTTGTCTGGTTCCTTTTCTCAATTAAAGTTGGTGCTGAGCTGTCCTCTCA
The genomic region above belongs to Salminus brasiliensis chromosome 8, fSalBra1.hap2, whole genome shotgun sequence and contains:
- the LOC140561455 gene encoding coiled-coil domain-containing protein 138-like: MSCSDSDLNLKVEILKKKYLARRKQVPHPVLNGEHGKDAANHDAISRKAGEKKPPRYREMKRYDEALKDLLEVVSNQPQGLDHGARSGSDSEDELGEKTVSFEEANVLCTETDVTLPSNLACSSSSCVNEPVWFDRERLRDQTEGLIRSPTPIGQVYQEMVQIYEKLQSERLSQQAWEETLLERERQIQQKEKLLLQHQNTIHRLQGVEEEVLSRISNLQQQYQQEMETLRVALKEKTKENKRIKCSFDSIKELNDTMKKQLNEVSEQNRRLESQSRKVQARLDNLQRKHDYGVVQRGRENVALRAFDPKPSKQDGPLPSNKAIKGPLSSSTLKLQATLLDWVVDGQLVASEDMKNERQFDPYGVPPPSLQERCSKVLPVLVEQLQQAEPYLQLPLLRFTYCALTQLEHSTQHPPLTSTLRRLGEEVSREPGACSKTRVCPLFRASCLHTRFLSTLIILKTISQADILAQALDVLHGDVRTDEGQALFLMYRALVAVLALLRAGSPGLLSPAMDILLQMSAESRHQPAFLEACSTDQFFRCASLLLRNPRLDLSLVERLSILLQKLSGIRKNKRLFEVSSLHLLLQEMHRTADPARAFLTINLSSILFNLGMPTRP